The segment GCGACGTCCTGCAGCGAGACCTGAGGTAAGCGACGTCATATCGCGACTGAAACCGCGCCCCCGCGACAGCCCGGCCCTCCCCTCGCCGCTATGGCCACGCTCCCTCTCCGCAACATCAATAACGGCGTGTGGTAGCCACGCCCATTGAGGCTGAGACCGCGCCTATTTCATGGCCACGCCCATTCATTCGCCTCAATGCATAATATCTGCGTGTTGTGGCCACGCCCATTCACCATGAGGTCACGCCCCAACTCAACCCACCATTCATTACAAAGCCACGCCCATTTTGTGACCACGCCCCTCCACCGCCTCACATTAATCCCATATTGTGGCCGCGCACATGCACCATTAAGCTACGCCCATGTCACGATCACACCCCTCCACATATTGACCTTGTGGCCACGCCCATTAATTATAAAACCACGCTAATTTTGTGGCCACGCCCCCTTCTCAACACACCTTTCATTACAACCGCGTACTGTGGCCACGCCTATCAACCCCGAGGCCACGCCCATTCCTACACCACGCCCCCCTCTGTATAGCAACTGTTGTACCCACATCGTCCACCCTGAGGCCACGCCCATTTCGCGGCCCCTCTCCCTTTGCCACATAGCGACCGCTTGTCGTGGCCACGCCCATTCTCATGCGAGGCCCCGCCCTTTgggaggccccgccccctgACAGCGCCCCCCGCAGGCGGGTGCAGGAGCAGCGCGAGGCCGTGTTcgagcagcaggcacaggtgctgcagctccGCTCCGCCCTCAGCCGTCTGCAGGTGCGCGGGGGCGGGGCTTAATGAGGGGGCGTCGGCTAAGGGGGCGTGGCCGGGTCTTGGGAGGGGTCTGGAAGGGAttgggaggggctggaggggggtttgggggcgtattggggggattttaggggtcttggggaggggatttgggggagattttggggggtttggggagatttgggagcGTTCAGGGGATTTTAGGGTGATTGGGGGGGATTCGGGGGTCTCgtgggggcattttgggggatttggaggaGATGTTTGAGCGTCTCGTGGGGTGatccaggggatttggggggctgtggggggttaggtgggatttggggagattttgggggggtttggggatctGGTgatggagttttgggggatttgggggggatttttcaGGGTTGTGTGGGGGTATTTAGGGGAATTGGGGGTCTCCTGGGGGGttaggtgggatttgggggattttggggagatttgggaatatcatggggggagtttgggggatttgagggtgttgggagggtttggggggtaattgggggtttctggggggatttggggcttaTTGGATTGGACTTGCATTGGATTTCTGGGgtctggggaggtttgggggtctTTGGGGTCTCTGCTCGACCCCGGGGGTCtcgggggggttttggggtccccaggacgcCGCCGCCCCCCTGCACACCCAGGTGGATCTCGGCTGCAATTTCTTCGTCAGCGCCGAAGTGTGAGTGGGGCTgcgaccccaaaatcctccacaGACCATCCAAAACCTCCCCAGACCCCTCAAAAACCTCCtcagacccccaaaaatcaccccttGACCActacagggaccccaaaactcccctgAGTGACTCCAAAACTCCCCAGAACCAGCCTGGGAACCTTTGGGACCCCCACCCCATTTTAGGATAACTCCAAACTCCCCCGAAAATTCCTTtggagcccccaaaccccccccccccatgaATCCCCTAAATTCGCTTCCTTTGAGCTTCCAccacccccaggacaccccaacaaccTCCTCAGACCCCCCAAAACTTCTTCAGAACCCCCGAAACCTTCTCAGAACCCCCGGAAACCTCCtcagacccccccaaatctgctcagacccccccaaacctcctcagaatcccccaaaaccccctcgGGGCCCCCCCTGACCCCGCTttccccccggctgtgcccccagcccggACCCCCGGCGCGTGTTCGTGGCTCTGGGTTTCGGGTTCTTCGCGGAGCTGACGCTGCCTGAGGCCCTTCGGCACCTGGAGCGCCGCAGTTCCCTCCTGCAGAGGTGAGGCGGCCCTTGGCCACGCCCCCTGGCCACAcccacatccctgggcaccCCCCCAGACACACTCAGGCCACGCCCACAACCCTCCAGCCACGCCCCATGGTGCCTTGGCCATGCCCCCATGATCACAAGTCACGCCCCTTTGTCGATACCAAACCCATGGAAGTCACACCCCCTTGGGGGGCCACGCCTCCATGCCACGCCCCATTTTGGGGCACACCCACATAGGCCACACCCCTTTGCAGAGCCATACCCCCATTCTCACTGTATTTGGGGTGGAAGGAGGTGTCCATGCCCCTTTTGGACCACACCCACTTAGGCCACGCCCCCTTGTGCTCCCCTGTGgtcacaggcagctccagatGGGCAAACCACGCCCCCTTTGGCCACACCCCCATACCATAAAAGGAGATCACATTCCCACCCCATGACCAAAAAGGAGTGCCAGTCATCAGGCCACGCCCACTCAGGAGACCCCACCCTTCCCATGCTCCTCCCACTACAGCCCCTCCCCCTCAAGCTCCGCCCCTTTCAGGCTCAGCGATTCCCTGACGCGCGACGGGGCCAAGATCCGCGCCCACATCCGGCTGGTGCTGGAGGTAACTCCGCCCCCTCCCCTGGTCACGCCTACTCGCCTGCTGGCCACGCCCCCAACGCTCTACCCCTCCCCCAGGGCCTgcgggagctgcaggggctgcaggagccccccATGACCTCTGACCCCTGACGGacactgccctggccctgcccccTCGGCTGGGAGTAAACCTGGAGTAATGTGGAGATTTTACACCTGGGAGTAACCTGGGTGTAAGCCTGGAGTAAATCGGAGGTTTTACATCTGGGAGTAAACTTGGAGTAAAACTGAGCTTTTATATCTGTGAGTAATCAGTGTGTAAAGCCAGAGTAAAGTGGATTTTTTACACCTTGGAGTAACCTGTGTGTAAAGTTTGGAGTGGGGGAGGGGTTTGGCACACGGGAGGGAGCTTGGAGTAATCCCGGAGTAGTTTATGAGTAAActgtgagcaggaggaggggcCTGGGAGTAACCCTGGAGTGCCTGGAGTACCCCTGGAGCACCCAGAGTAACTCATGAGTGCCCGGAGTAACCCTGGAGGTGAGGCCAGAGTAACCCTGGAGTGACTGCAGGGCAGTACTGGAGTAACCTGAGGGTAAACTCAGAGTAATCTCTGAGTAACCTCAAGGACCCACTGGAACACCCCATTCTGAGGCAGGAGTAACCCCTCAGTGAGCTCAGAGTAACCCTCGAATAACCCCTGAGCAAGCTCCGAGTAATCCCTGAGTAACCCCTGAGTAAGCCCTGAGTGCCCCTGGAGTAACGTCGGAGCAGCCTCGTCCCGTTCTGGGCTGCGGAGTAAACCCGGAGTAACCCTGGAGTCCCAAAGAGGGGGCGGAGCCTCTTTGGAGCTGTC is part of the Camarhynchus parvulus unplaced genomic scaffold, STF_HiC, whole genome shotgun sequence genome and harbors:
- the UXT gene encoding protein UXT, with the protein product MAAAEKAQRYEAFVSDVLQRDLRRVQEQREAVFEQQAQVLQLRSALSRLQDAAAPLHTQVDLGCNFFVSAEVPDPRRVFVALGFGFFAELTLPEALRHLERRSSLLQRLSDSLTRDGAKIRAHIRLVLEGLRELQGLQEPPMTSDP